The region TATCACAATCTCTTCATTGTTAATCCCGGTGATCTTCTGTCCCACCACGTCCTTCATTCTTTCAATCAAGATGCGTTCATTCATTCTCATCGCTGCTGCGGCCTCCCTCGCCCAAGCAGTACGCATCGTTCAGTCCAACGACGATGGCTGGTCAGATGCCAACATCCGGACTTTCTTCAACGCCTTGGACGCGGCGGGTCATCAAGTGGTCCTCTCGGGACCTGCTGAGAACCAGTCTGGCAAAGGTTAGTCCTATCAAGCTCAAATCACATAGATTCTAACAGTAATAGGCTCATCTGATGCACCACCTACTGTTGTCGATGCAGATGGTTGTGTTCACTCATCGTGTGCACCCGGAAGCCCTGCAATAGGTGCTGATCCAAAGGACCCGCGTCTGAACTATGTCAACTCCTTCCCAGTCACTTCCATCAAACAAGGCATCGAAGTCACTGCGCCTGCGCTATGGAATGGCTCAAAGCCTGAACTCGCTGTCACTGGACCGAACGTGGGAACCAACATCGCCGTCCAGACACCCTTCTCCGGAACCATTGGCGCTGCTACTTTTGCAGCAAAGACAGCGAAGATACCAGCTATCGCCTTTTCTGGTCGTAGTGGAGACCCAACTGGATTCGATCAGCCCACACCTTTCCACAGCAAGATCTACGCTGATCTCGCCCTCAACGTCACCTCAACCATCATCAGCAGTGGAGCGCCCTACCTCCCCGAAAACACCTGGCTCAACGTCAACTTCCCCGCTACGTCTGAGACAGAATGCAGCGATCCCAGCAAGTTCAAGTACATCTTCACTCGCATCAACATTGGTCTGCTCAGTGCCAAGGACGCAGAATGGTGTGGTAGCACGCGTCTGCCATGGGAGGCGGATGTCATTCTGCTCAAGGGCGGTAACTGCTATGTTACCATTAGCCCCGGAGATGCGAACGACAAGACAACTGTGAACGATGCGGCTGTTCAGATGCAGATCATCAACAAGCTCAAGCCGATTTTGTCGTGCTTGCCGTAGGAATCGTGAGAGTGTTCACCGGAACAGTAACTTTTCAATGTTAATGATAAACAATACCATTTCTGCTTTTACTATTGGCACCATTAGTGATAGTAATCCCTTGGGTCCGACATGAATCACATGAAAGCACGTGAGCTGATGAGTCATTCACAGCCCAAGGTAAGTCAAGATGAAGGGTTCCCCCATCAATATCAACTCACTTAACAATCCAAATTGTATGATCTGTCAACTAATTCGACCACTCCCACGAAGATTACGCGGGGTTCAATCAGCACTCCAGCTCAGATTCGCGCTCAAGCCAACCCACTCAACAAACATTCCATCAACACAACCCTCCCATCCATCACCACCCATCATGAATCCATCTCCCGCCCCTCAAGCACCCACCACCCAATCCCTCGCCTCCCGCATGAAATCCTACGAATCCACCTTCGACCACACACTCCCCCTCACCAGCCCCATCATCCTCCGCCTCGACGGCCACGGTTTCTCGCGCTTCACCGCTCACTTCGCACGCCCCTTCGACCAACGCATCCACCTAGCCATGACACGCACCAGCAGCGATCTCCTCAGCTACTTCCCGTCCGCCACACTCGCCTACACACAATCCGACGAAATCACGCTCGTCTTCCCCTCCGGCGTTCAAACCTTCAACTCGCGCGTTCAGAAACTGTCTTCCATTGCTGCAAGCTACTGTTCCGTACGCTTTAACAAGCACCTAAGTGCCGCTTTGCGCGAACTAACTGAGCCGCGTGTTAGTGGGGATGTGGAGGAGTGGTTGGGAACGGCGCATTTCGATGCGCGGTTTTTTCCGGTCCCGAATGTCGAGGAGGCGCTGAATAATTTGATTTGGAGGTGTCGGAATGATGCCGTGAGGAATGCGGTTAGTGGGTTTGCGAGAACCATGTATACGACGGCGGAGATGCATGGAAAAAAGACTAATGAGCTGATTGAGATGATGTTGCAGGATAAGGGAGTTAGGTTTGAGGAGGCGGTGCCTAAATGGGCGATTGAGGGATGCTTGATCAAGAGGGAGCAGTATGAGCATGAGGGCTTGAATATGAAGACTGGGGAGAAAGAGAAGACGTTTAGGACGAGGACGCGAGTGGAAGAGAGGGGCGTAAGAGAGTTTAATGATGAAGGGTTAAGGCTGATCACAGACAAATATTGGTAGTTAGATGCACGTTCTTCCCAACGTAGAACGTTGATGGCAGTCTATACGCATCAAAACCGTGCCATTTGAAAATATAGAGAATTGAAGTTACAAAATCCTACACAAATAGCTAATATCATGTGAATATATTGGCAACAAAAAAAAGGCAGAGCAGCGAGTGGATCTGTCATGACCTAGCTTCTCTGCTAGAGCAAAAAAAGAAGATGGGGCCTGACCGGGATTCGACTGTACGCTTATTAGAATTCATGTACAAGATATCGAATCTTAATGGGTGAACTTACACCCGGGGCCTCCTGCAGAATAGGCTTGTCTCAACTGGTGAAGGTCAAGAACTCCCCTAATAAACTGTTAGGAATTGTTCGGTTGGCTAGTTGGATAGTGGTGATGTCTTACAAAGCAGGAATCATACCACTAGACCATCAGGCCATAATGACTGGGTCATTGATTGATGGTAATTTGTGTGTTTTGCTGGATTATTAAGGCGAGGAAAATGGCGTGGAGAATTGCTTGAAGCGAGGGCGGCGCCGTGGGCTCTTGGGTCGTTACGTATGAGGTTTGGATGAGGGGTAAGTGGGCGGGCGGTGTCTAAGCGAAGTATGTAGTCCGTATTCCCCCACCTGGCGCCCTTTGACGCGAGATCTTGGCGACGGAGAGCTCTCCGGGCGTTGTGGAAGTATATCATCTAAATTTGAGCCCTTATCCATCGTCTGAGTTGTACTGTATACGCATGCATGCCTACTCTTGCAGATTTCAACAAGTAAATTAGGGGGATGATAATCCCACACCTACTCAATGACTTTTGTGCTAATCACTGCAAGTTTGAAACCCTTCTCAATCAACATCCTAGTATTAGAAGTCCTCGCACAAAGAGTTTGGAAATATTAATAAATTCATTAAACCTCCCAACTCCGCGCTTAATATCAATGACTGTGAAAAATCACACACGTTTCCATCATCATTAACTCGAACAACAATCACCCAACCATGCTAAGTCAGATCCAGCTCTTCAACAGCGCTTTCTCGCCATTTGCGTCTATCTTTGCCCTTCGGTACAAGTCCTACTGCGCCTTCACCTGTCTTCTCAGGGCTGTCTACATCCACGAAATCCCACGCACCAGGTACGCTCTTTCGCAAAATGATTGCGCGTTTCTTCCTCTCCCTTGCCTTCCATGCTGCTGGCGGCGAGGCTCGGGATGGCTGCTGGGGTGAAGTGGACTTCTGACTTCGTAATGACGGCGAGGAATGTGTCTGCGGTGGAGATATCAGCGCTGTGACTGACGGTTGCTGCTGGGGCTCTGATACACGCTCAAATACAGGCGATGATAGCTCTGTCAAGTCAATTGTATCAACTGTTGGAGATGTCTGTTTCGGTTTCGCTGGCGCCAAACGCGGAGATGTGAGATCCAGAGTAGCAAGTTCAGCAGGTGCAGATGTGATTTTGCTAAGACGAGGCGAGGTGCGGCGAGGTCCAAAGATATCTTTTACGCTCTTCTTCTTAGCCGAGCCGGAGGATCTTGATTGCGTGGACGTGTTCGAAGTATTTGGTGATAAGGATGTTAATGGTGGGCGTGCCACAGATGATGCAACAATCCTTAGAACAGCGCTGTCATCCTGATGGATTCGCGCCGCACCCGAGTCTTCCGGCGAGAGGGTCAAATCTAGGGAGTCAACTTCTTCCGATACGGAGCGAAGTCGCGGTGGCGGAGGAGCCGGCTGTGAATCGAGAGCTGGGGTTGCGCGTCGTGGCTTGGTTGGCGTGACTGATGCTCGCCATGCATCTAATGTAGACTGCATCGACTTCACAGATGGTATATGTACGGATTTATCGCGAGATGCTCTTGTGGTCGCTGCATCTTTCGTTCGCCGTGTCTTCGCTTTCTTGGCGGGCAGCTGTGAAGGGGAGGGGCGGGCAGGCGAGTCAACAAGATCCAGTGTCTCTATCGAGGTAGGAAGAGGAGGCGTCGAGGGTCGATCAAGTATGGTACTGGTATCTGCAGGAAGTGTCTTTGAGCGCTGGATTGGGGCACGCCTTCTCCGCTTAGTTACACTTGGAGGCAGTTCGATCGGCACTGGAGACAGGGACTTCTGGCgttgtggttgtggtggtgCCTGAGCCCGAGTTCTCACTGGGGATGGAGACGACAAATCTAACACGTCTTCTTGTGGTTGTGTCGTCGGCCGAGGCGGTGTTAGGGGAGGATCGGAAATCTTTTCTTGCGACTGCGCAAGAGCTCGCGCCAACCTCAACCCAGGTTTGGTAACCTTTGCAAACGTCTCAATACGAGCCTGGGGCTGGTTCTTGGTCGTCTTCGTTTTGGCCGCAGGCTTGGTCTTCGGTGCAGTATCAACAGATTCCTGGGGTGTTGCTGCACGCTTGGGTTTTAACTTCCTTTGTCGCTCTGCTTCCCAGTCTTGAACCTTTAGTGGAACGCCAATCTTCACGAATGTCTCCATCACCCATATTCGTGCATCCTTCGTAGGATCAAATTTGGTGGGTCCACGTTTCTTTGGTCCATCGTCGTCCATGTCATCATCGAGATCTGCATCTCCTCCAGCTTGCTGTGAGCTGGGTGGCGGTATCTCGATATCATCATCCGGGTCTTCTTTACTCAAATCGATCTTAACGAGTTCAATGGGTGTGAAGCTAACTCGTAGCTCTGTACAGTTATCGGTAACAGGATGCTGACGTTTCCCATGAAGGCCTTTGACCACAAGTGACTCGTCTTCCTGTATTGCCTGGACATTTGTGGTAGGTAATCGCTCACGCTGTTCCGCGCACATTCGTAGCTGACGAACAACCATGGACGGCGCAAGACTGCGAATGAAGTGCTTCGCGCCCTCTAACTTGACCCAATCGAATGCATCATGCGTAAACTCGCGTAGGCCTGAGAAGTCCAGCTCCTTGTCCCAATTGATGGACCGACGCAACTTGTCCAACCCAGCCTGGTTCGAGATTGCCGGATGTGTGTAGTATCCAAGAATATCCAACCGTGGGAAGTCGTCTGGTATCTTGAGAGCTCCGTGTTTGCGTTTGAATATCTTGCTTTCGTTCGTCTTGAGCTCGTGCTGCAGCCTTGCCTTCCATTCAGACATGGCTCGGGCGTCGTTCTTGGGAATCTTGCACAGCTCGGCGCCAAATCCCGCCTTTGCAGCCTCGCATGCTGTCTTTGGTCCACAGCCTGGTATACCTTCTGGCACATAATCTCCACCGCTCATCATCGCGACCAAGATCATCCCCTCGCGGTCAAGCCCCGATTGTCCGTTCTTTGTCTCAACCGCATCGTAGACGTTCACGTGGGTGGGCGTGTTTCCAGACTTCTCTGGAGACCAGTTGCGTATCGTGATACCACTTCCAAACATGAGGGTGTCAACATCCTCACTCAGCACTGCATCAACGATCCCTTCTCTTTGTAACAATGCGCATTCTGCCTCTGCCTCGCCCGGCGCAAGATGTATAGGGTAGCCGAACTGTTTCAGAAGCTGCTTTGCGAGGAATTCGGGGATAGAGGCGACATTGGGCCCGGTACGTTTATTTCGCTTGAACGGGGGCTTGTTTGGTCCGTCGAAAACAAAAATGGGGTGAATAGCGAGGGCGATCAATCGAAGAAGACG is a window of Pyrenophora tritici-repentis strain M4 chromosome 2, whole genome shotgun sequence DNA encoding:
- a CDS encoding Thg1 multi-domain protein; translation: MKSYESTFDHTLPLTSPIILRLDGHGFSRFTAHFARPFDQRIHLAMTRTSSDLLSYFPSATLAYTQSDEITLVFPSGVQTFNSRVQKLSSIAASYCSVRFNKHLSAALRELTEPRVSGDVEEWLGTAHFDARFFPVPNVEEALNNLIWRCRNDAVRNAVSGFARTMYTTAEMHGKKTNELIEMMLQDKGVRFEEAVPKWAIEGCLIKREQYEHEGLNMKTGEKEKTFRTRTRVEERGVREFNDEGLRLITDKYW
- a CDS encoding XPG-I multi-domain protein, with the translated sequence MGIHGIYKEIGPGRRVALSKLAVEKFEETGRPLRIAIDTSIWLFQIQASKGGTNPALRTFYYRLLRLIALAIHPIFVFDGPNKPPFKRNKRTGPNVASIPEFLAKQLLKQFGYPIHLAPGEAEAECALLQREGIVDAVLSEDVDTLMFGSGITIRNWSPEKSGNTPTHVNVYDAVETKNGQSGLDREGMILVAMMSGGDYVPEGIPGCGPKTACEAAKAGFGAELCKIPKNDARAMSEWKARLQHELKTNESKIFKRKHGALKIPDDFPRLDILGYYTHPAISNQAGLDKLRRSINWDKELDFSGLREFTHDAFDWVKLEGAKHFIRSLAPSMVVRQLRMCAEQRERLPTTNVQAIQEDESLVVKGLHGKRQHPVTDNCTELRVSFTPIELVKIDLSKEDPDDDIEIPPPSSQQAGGDADLDDDMDDDGPKKRGPTKFDPTKDARIWVMETFVKIGVPLKVQDWEAERQRKLKPKRAATPQESVDTAPKTKPAAKTKTTKNQPQARIETFAKVTKPGLRLARALAQSQEKISDPPLTPPRPTTQPQEDVLDLSSPSPVRTRAQAPPQPQRQKSLSPVPIELPPSVTKRRRRAPIQRSKTLPADTSTILDRPSTPPLPTSIETLDLVDSPARPSPSQLPAKKAKTRRTKDAATTRASRDKSVHIPSVKSMQSTLDAWRASVTPTKPRRATPALDSQPAPPPPRLRSVSEEVDSLDLTLSPEDSGAARIHQDDSAVLRIVASSVARPPLTSLSPNTSNTSTQSRSSGSAKKKSVKDIFGPRRTSPRLSKITSAPAELATLDLTSPRLAPAKPKQTSPTVDTIDLTELSSPVFERVSEPQQQPSVTALISPPQTHSSPSLRSQKSTSPQQPSRASPPAAWKARERKKRAIILRKSVPGAWDFVDVDSPEKTGEGAVGLVPKGKDRRKWRESAVEELDLT